In Spiroplasma clarkii, the DNA window ACCATATAAAGGTCCTGAAGCTCCTCCAACTTTTGCTAAAAAGCTCATAGCTAAATCTTTTCAAATCTCTGCTTCACTAGTATAACTTTTGGTTTGGTGAGTTACTTTAAAGTATTCTAAACCTTTTAATAAATTACTACCGTGATCTCCATCACCAATGGCATTATCTAAATCATTTAATAACTCCAGGTTTTGTTGCACAAGTTCATAAAAACACTTACTAAAATCTAATGTTTTTGTGACTGACATTTAAAATAAGTTTCCTAAAATATCTACTGAACTTGTAATGGCTGTCATAATTTGTTTGTCAAATACTTCTAAAACAGTTAGAGATAAACCACTCATGTCTAATGAAGTCATGTAGTTACCAACTTTTACTTGAACTATTTTAATTTTTTTTGCACTTAATTGTGAGACCACAGCATTTGTAAAAATGTATTGTTCTAATAAAGTTGTTCGACCAAAACCATTTATTAATAAGATGTATTCTTTTTTTGTATCAAATTTCAGTTCAGCATCTAAACTTGCCAACATTTTTTGAGCATATTCTTTTGCACTAACATGTTTTTCTACTTTAACACCAGGTTCTCCATGAATTCCACAACCAAATTCAATTTCATCATCTTTTACTTCGAAACTGGCTTTACCTGTGGTTGGTAAAGTACAAGCATGTAAACCAATTCCAATAGTTTTGATATGTTTAATTAATTTAGTTCCAAATTCTTTTAATTCTGCTAGTGATGAACCTTGTTTTGCTAAGTAACCTAAAACTTTATGTACTAAAACTGTTCCAGCAATTCCACGACGACCTTGAGTATATAAACTATCTTTAACAGCAATATCATCATCAACCACAATATAATCAGTTTTTATTCCAGCTTCATTGGCCATATCACAAGCCATAGTAAAGTTCATAATGTCTCCTGAATAGTTTTTAACAATTAGTAGAACACCTTGGGTATTGTTGACACTTTTTATTGCTTCAAAAACATCAAATGGTGTTGGAGAAGAAAAGACTTCTCCACAAACTGCACCATCAAGCATTCCATCTCCAACAAATCCAGCATGTGAGGGCTCATGCCCACTACCCCCTCCAGAAATCAAACTAACTTTAGTTGGGTTTGGTTTTGCTGTGATCAAAATGTTGCTTTGATTAACTTTTTTTAATTTAAAATTACTTGCAAATTCAATTCCCTGAGTCATCTCTTGAATTAAATCAACTTTATCATTAATAATTTGTTTCATCAATTTTCTCACTCCTATTCTTATTTTGACAAGTCTGAAACAATAGTGGCATTAACTTTTTTTAATTACCCTAGTTTGTTATTCATTAAGCTTGCCATCAACAGCAGCATCATAAACACATTCATATCCAGCTTTCTTGTCACTTTGATTATAAAAGATTTTTTTAAATAAAACACTAAAAATAATAGAAAAAATACCACAAATGATTGTTATTGGTCATCAACCATTAATTATGCTAAAAGTAAAGACCACTGCAGTACTACATAGTCCAAAAGTGTAAATTATTTTTATCAGCAAACTATATCAGTTGACTTGCAAATTGACTTTTTGTTTTTTAAATTCTTGTGCTTTTTGTGGTTTCATTTATTCACCCTCCTGACTTGCAGTAGTAGCTGCTGCAAGTTTTGCTGCATCAATTGCTTTTTCATATTTTCTTAATGAACTAAAACCTTCAATTGTGACAAGTTCTTTTTTAAATATTTTTCTTAAATAGTTTCATTTCATTCTAGTTTTAAGTATTTCTAACTCAACTTGATCTTGAGTCATTAATTTTTCTTCAAGGGCTATTTTATAACCATCTTTAATCAGAGATTTATAGTACCAAATAAATAATCCTAATCAAGTAAATCATAAAGCAAATCCCATTAAGTATGAGTATTTCATACCAAAAATTGGATCAGCTGCATTAGGCATTACTACTAATGCAATGTAAGCTAGTGAAAATCTGTATCAAACAGCTTCAACCCCAGCAGAACTGATTGTGGTTCCACTTCTAAAGTATTCACGAACCTTTTCATCAAATTGGTTTAAAACTTCAGGATTTTGATTAATGTAATCTGTAATTACAGGACCAGCTCAAGCTCCTCCAAGTAAGAAAATTGGTTGAACAATTAACCCTAAAATAATCATGCGAATTAAATTCCCACGAGTTACTAGTAAGATTGCTGGGCCTAATGAAGTGTTGATAATACTTGCCAAAGGCAACATTGGTGCTAGTCTAGTATCAAAATCACTAATAGCATACCCAATTCCCACAGAATAAGCTAAAGTAAATGGTACTCAAATTACCATAGCACTTCATAATTCTTGACTACCAGCCACTACTGGTCAATCAAGTCCAATATAAAGTTCTTTACCTTTAAATTTCTTTTTCATCAAACCATCAACTGCAGTTGAAATTGGAGCTAAGGCTTGCATAAATAATCGAGCAACCATTGGGAAAAGAACCAAGGCAGTTGCAGTTTGAATGGCAATTAATAATGCCATGTAAATTTGGACTGGTTGACCTGGAACTGGTCAATAAGCAATTAAACCTATCACAAAACCAATCAGTAAACCAATAAATCCATTATCTGCAAAAATTCCAATTTTTTTTCTTAATGCTGCTGCATTAAAATCTTTGTTTAGAACTTTTGATTTTCTTAGTAAAAATTCAATAGGTCAACAAATTGCTCCAAAGAACCCCATACAGTGAGGTACAGTAATTCCAGGAATTTTTGTAACTTTAAAGACTGTTTTTTGAACCGCATCCCCTAACATTAATTCAAAAGGAATTTGAATACTTCCAATCACCATTGCTACAGGAATGGCTACATATTTTTCAGCACCCATGGCAGTTAATAGTGAAATAACAATAATTGCTAAGAAGATTTTGTTTCAAATATTTCAAAGGTCTAAGTTTAAAGTTTTAGTTTTTTTCAAAGAAATCATTAAAATATTAATGAAAATTTGAATTGGTAAAAACAATAAACCTCAAACAAATCCTCAAGAAATTGCAGCCAAAGGAGATCAACCTAAATCAATTCCTTTTAAACCCATTCCTGTTAAATCATTAAATTGAGTCATGGTTTGTTGCATATAACCAAACATAAAGTTAATCAACATTCCCATACCAACAAATCCAATTCCC includes these proteins:
- a CDS encoding PTS transporter subunit IIC codes for the protein MSVFITIFTTLGAAVFLPIIFFIVGLCLRLKVKDAIISGMTLGIGFVGMGMLINFMFGYMQQTMTQFNDLTGMGLKGIDLGWSPLAAISWGFVWGLLFLPIQIFINILMISLKKTKTLNLDLWNIWNKIFLAIIVISLLTAMGAEKYVAIPVAMVIGSIQIPFELMLGDAVQKTVFKVTKIPGITVPHCMGFFGAICWPIEFLLRKSKVLNKDFNAAALRKKIGIFADNGFIGLLIGFVIGLIAYWPVPGQPVQIYMALLIAIQTATALVLFPMVARLFMQALAPISTAVDGLMKKKFKGKELYIGLDWPVVAGSQELWSAMVIWVPFTLAYSVGIGYAISDFDTRLAPMLPLASIINTSLGPAILLVTRGNLIRMIILGLIVQPIFLLGGAWAGPVITDYINQNPEVLNQFDEKVREYFRSGTTISSAGVEAVWYRFSLAYIALVVMPNAADPIFGMKYSYLMGFALWFTWLGLFIWYYKSLIKDGYKIALEEKLMTQDQVELEILKTRMKWNYLRKIFKKELVTIEGFSSLRKYEKAIDAAKLAAATTASQEGE
- the dhaK gene encoding dihydroxyacetone kinase subunit DhaK, coding for MKQIINDKVDLIQEMTQGIEFASNFKLKKVNQSNILITAKPNPTKVSLISGGGSGHEPSHAGFVGDGMLDGAVCGEVFSSPTPFDVFEAIKSVNNTQGVLLIVKNYSGDIMNFTMACDMANEAGIKTDYIVVDDDIAVKDSLYTQGRRGIAGTVLVHKVLGYLAKQGSSLAELKEFGTKLIKHIKTIGIGLHACTLPTTGKASFEVKDDEIEFGCGIHGEPGVKVEKHVSAKEYAQKMLASLDAELKFDTKKEYILLINGFGRTTLLEQYIFTNAVVSQLSAKKIKIVQVKVGNYMTSLDMSGLSLTVLEVFDKQIMTAITSSVDILGNLF